One window of Lytechinus variegatus isolate NC3 chromosome 2, Lvar_3.0, whole genome shotgun sequence genomic DNA carries:
- the LOC121407967 gene encoding putative nuclease HARBI1 — translation MAYLRHVRRIRRLRENPEGRPQRGPRDLKDPFELYDEEAFRIRYRFSKESVIYIINMLEADLKRNTERNNPLPVSLQVLTVLRFYAVGSFQRMHGDEATVSQSSVSRMVKDVSEAIARRKRQFMTFPATREEVETTQQQFYDYCRFPGVIGAIDGTHVYIQSPGGEEALYFLNRKNRYSVNVQVVCDLAGKITSIVARWPGSTHDSRIFNESSLKEQLEARADGAEWLLGDSGYPCLPYLMTPLLNPQGRPQVRYNAAHKRGRCIIERTFGRLKRRFPCLNYLRLKVDTTFAIIVSCSVLWNISLDRREPDIPGPEPEEMPPLVHLPPGLHDAVAGRLRREQIIEDHFNR, via the exons AATCCAGAAGGGAGACCACAACGAGGTCCACGGGACCTGAAGGACCCTTTTGAATTGTATGATGAAGAAGCATTCAGGATCAGATATCGGTTTTCCAAGGAGAGCGTCATCTACATTATCAACATGCTTGAAGCAGACTTGAAGAGGAACACAGAGAGGAACAATCCTCTACCTGTCAGTCTACAGGTTTTGACAGTTCTACGATTTTATGCCGTTG GATCTTTCCAGAGGATGCACGGTGATGAGGCAACAGTATCACAGTCATCTGTCAGTAGAATGGTCAAAGATGTGTCAGAAGCTATTGCAAGAAGGAAGAGGCAATTCATGACCTTTCCTGCAACGAGAGAAGAAGTTGAAACAACCCAGCAGCAATTTTACGACTACTGCAGATTTCCAGGGGTCATTGGTGCAATTGATGGGACCCATGTTTACATCCAGAGTCCTGGTGGTGAAGAAGCCTTGTACTTTTTGAACAGGAAGAACAGATATTCCGTCAATGTACAG gTAGTTTGTGATCTTGCTGGGAAAATAACAAGTATTGTGGCAAGGTGGCCTGGCAGCACTCATGATTCCCGGATTTTCAATGAGAGCTCACTGAAGGAACAGCTGGAGGCAAGGGCAGATGGTGCTGAGTGGCTTCTTGGAGATAGTGG GTACCCATGTCTTCCCTATCTCATGACCCCTCTCCTGAATCCTCAGGGACGTCCACAGGTACGCTATAATGCTGCCCACAAAAGAGGGCGTTGTATTATTGAGCGGACCTTTGGTCGTTTGAAGAGGAGGTTCCCTTGCCTCAATTATCTCCGCTTGAAGGTGGACACTACATTTGCAATCATAGTGTCATGCTCGGTCCTGTGGAATATCTCTCTTGACCGGCGCGAGCCAGATATTCCAGGACCCGAGCCTGAGGAAATGCCTCCACTTGTCCACCTTCCTCCTGGCCTCCACGACGCTGTCGCAGGAAGGCTCAGGAGAGAGCAGATAATTGAGGATCACTTTAATCGTTAA